A section of the Prochlorococcus marinus XMU1402 genome encodes:
- a CDS encoding peptidoglycan D,D-transpeptidase FtsI family protein, which produces MKKYKKIARLLPLDQRRFKFLYFFSLLLIFCLFGRLVKLQVFNSADLQRKARLIQSSKTNSLKKRRSIVDRNSRLIAFDKTLYKLWAHPKYFNFPSESINGVRRIEEVTKKLSPILGLKDEILLKKFNNKMNGIELMDKISEEKAEKIKNLQISGLDLFKYSQRYYPQGELYSNLVGFVNDENKGSAGLELHLDNQIKVFDKSNLIKRGGDGTPLPDNSAPGDFISDYKSLGLTIDSKLQKASFNALSKQVTKWKAKKGFAIVMDVNNGRILSLVTVPSYDPNKFWKYDSELFRSWYSQDLFEPGSTFKPINLALALEEKVIQKNGLVEDIGKINVGGWTLSNWDKKGNGYIDYPKVLQVSSNVGMVKIMQNLDPAIYWDWLKNLGINKNLETDLFVSTAGQLKRKDLFVNQSIEPAVTSFGKGFSISPLKLVQLHAALANGGFEVTPHVTSTFKERINKIPKKQFFSNEVSKTVLEWMESVVDKGSGSGVKIDGYRIAGKTGTSQKALNGSYTSKKVCSFIATLPVNDPKYAVLVVVDEPSKSYAYGSTVAVPVAKEIIESLIVIEKIPPKIKDHLMIVKKP; this is translated from the coding sequence ATGAAAAAATATAAAAAAATTGCTCGTTTATTACCTCTTGATCAAAGGAGATTTAAATTTCTTTATTTCTTCAGCTTACTATTAATATTTTGTTTGTTTGGGAGGTTAGTTAAATTGCAAGTCTTTAATTCTGCTGATTTGCAAAGGAAAGCGAGATTAATACAATCTTCTAAAACAAACTCTTTAAAAAAAAGGCGATCTATTGTGGATAGAAACAGTAGACTAATTGCTTTCGATAAAACACTTTATAAATTATGGGCCCATCCAAAATATTTTAATTTCCCTAGTGAATCAATTAACGGAGTTCGTAGAATTGAAGAAGTTACAAAAAAATTGTCACCTATTTTGGGTTTGAAAGATGAAATTCTCTTAAAAAAATTCAATAACAAAATGAACGGTATCGAGCTTATGGATAAAATTTCTGAAGAAAAAGCAGAAAAGATTAAAAATCTTCAAATAAGCGGACTTGATTTGTTTAAATATTCGCAAAGATATTATCCACAAGGTGAGCTATATTCAAATCTTGTTGGTTTTGTTAATGATGAGAATAAAGGATCCGCAGGTTTAGAGCTTCATTTAGATAATCAAATTAAAGTTTTTGATAAAAGTAATTTAATAAAAAGAGGAGGAGATGGAACCCCTCTCCCTGATAATTCTGCCCCAGGTGATTTTATCTCTGATTACAAAAGTTTAGGCCTAACTATAGATTCAAAATTACAGAAAGCGTCATTCAATGCATTATCAAAACAAGTAACTAAATGGAAAGCAAAGAAGGGATTTGCCATAGTTATGGATGTAAATAATGGTCGGATTCTCTCCTTGGTTACGGTTCCGTCATATGATCCAAACAAATTTTGGAAGTATGATTCTGAACTCTTTAGGAGCTGGTATTCTCAAGATTTATTTGAACCTGGATCCACTTTTAAACCTATTAATCTTGCCTTAGCGTTAGAAGAAAAAGTAATCCAGAAAAATGGATTAGTTGAAGATATTGGAAAGATTAATGTTGGAGGATGGACACTCTCTAATTGGGATAAAAAAGGTAATGGATATATTGACTATCCAAAAGTATTGCAGGTTTCAAGTAATGTTGGAATGGTAAAAATAATGCAAAATTTAGACCCCGCAATTTATTGGGATTGGTTAAAAAATTTAGGTATAAATAAAAATTTAGAAACTGACTTATTTGTATCAACTGCTGGACAGCTAAAGAGAAAAGATTTATTTGTAAACCAATCAATTGAGCCTGCCGTAACTTCTTTTGGTAAAGGTTTTTCAATCTCGCCCCTAAAATTGGTTCAACTTCATGCGGCTCTAGCAAATGGGGGTTTTGAAGTGACTCCTCATGTAACCTCAACTTTTAAAGAAAGAATTAATAAAATTCCAAAAAAACAATTTTTTTCAAACGAGGTATCTAAAACTGTTCTTGAATGGATGGAGAGCGTAGTTGATAAAGGTAGTGGATCTGGGGTAAAAATTGATGGTTATAGGATAGCTGGGAAAACGGGCACTTCTCAAAAAGCCTTAAATGGTTCGTATACAAGTAAAAAAGTTTGTAGTTTTATCGCAACTTTACCAGTGAATGATCCCAAATATGCAGTCCTTGTTGTCGTTGATGAGCCATCTAAATCATATGCATATGGTTCAACTGTTGCAGTACCAGTTGCGAAAGAAATTATCGAGAGTTTGATAGTAATTGAAAAAATACCTCCTAAGATTAAAGATCATTTAATGATTGTTAAAAAACCCTAA
- a CDS encoding CPBP family intramembrane glutamic endopeptidase codes for MIFKNISKTKLSLALISLAITFFVWQQGFRDSLSRPSVSFDISQKEQEIVELAVQSIPTNLKSFIVTNDPVDQINNALSEVSFNQLTERNKLIWIISSESNASLNDKNISKEYKNKNYNLLIDELEKKSKNNAYKPNSDKFDLFKGDRFLYHLLSKKFDFDDSSLITKSFSSKMFFKILAIRLIPLLTILLGSILALQILWKVISSKKFVWKEIDPLELELIDMVLLIAGGFVVLGEVVSPLFSISLVEFFSKNISSELSQSLKIFFGYVFMAIPPLAIVYYQIKSLNGEFIFKKDYFQFNFFPIKDAIIQGIKGWLTIVPFVLLISLIMNSLIENQNGSNPLLEIVLNNNSYLSFIILFVTTTLLAPLFEEIIFRGILLPTLSRDFGIILAIIFSAFIFALAHLSLGEMPPLFVLGMGLGITRIASGSLLSSIIMHSLWNGLTFLNLFLLRT; via the coding sequence ATGATCTTTAAAAATATTTCTAAGACAAAACTTTCATTAGCTTTAATTTCTCTAGCTATAACTTTCTTCGTATGGCAGCAAGGCTTTAGAGACAGTTTGAGTAGACCATCTGTTTCATTCGATATAAGTCAAAAAGAACAGGAAATTGTTGAATTAGCTGTTCAATCAATACCAACAAATCTTAAAAGTTTTATTGTCACAAACGATCCTGTTGATCAAATAAATAATGCTCTTTCTGAGGTCTCATTTAATCAACTAACGGAAAGAAATAAATTAATTTGGATAATTTCTTCAGAATCAAATGCATCTTTAAATGATAAAAATATATCTAAAGAGTATAAGAATAAAAACTACAACTTACTAATCGATGAGTTAGAAAAAAAATCAAAAAATAATGCATATAAACCAAATTCTGATAAATTTGATTTATTTAAAGGTGATAGATTCTTATATCACCTTTTAAGCAAGAAATTTGATTTTGATGATAGTTCATTAATAACAAAATCATTTTCAAGCAAAATGTTTTTTAAAATCTTAGCTATCAGATTAATACCACTTTTAACAATACTGCTTGGCTCAATTTTAGCTTTACAAATATTATGGAAAGTTATTTCTTCGAAAAAGTTTGTTTGGAAAGAAATTGATCCTTTAGAGTTAGAATTAATTGACATGGTTTTATTAATTGCAGGTGGATTTGTTGTCTTAGGAGAAGTAGTTTCACCTTTATTTTCAATAAGTTTGGTTGAATTTTTTTCTAAAAATATCTCGAGTGAATTGTCGCAATCACTGAAAATATTTTTTGGGTATGTTTTTATGGCTATTCCGCCATTAGCGATAGTTTATTATCAAATTAAATCTTTAAATGGCGAATTTATTTTTAAAAAAGATTATTTTCAATTCAATTTCTTTCCAATAAAAGATGCAATTATACAGGGAATTAAAGGTTGGTTAACCATAGTACCTTTTGTCTTATTGATTTCTCTAATTATGAATAGTCTGATTGAAAATCAAAATGGCAGTAATCCTTTGCTGGAAATTGTTCTTAATAATAATAGTTACTTATCATTTATTATTTTGTTTGTAACTACTACTCTTTTAGCGCCTTTATTTGAGGAGATTATATTTCGCGGAATTTTACTACCAACTCTCTCAAGAGATTTTGGAATAATTTTGGCCATAATATTTTCAGCTTTCATTTTTGCTTTAGCTCATTTGAGTTTGGGAGAAATGCCTCCGTTATTTGTTCTAGGAATGGGACTAGGAATTACAAGAATTGCTTCGGGAAGTTTGCTTTCTTCAATTATTATGCATTCTTTATGGAATGGTTTGACATTCTTAAATTTATTCTTATTAAGAACATAA
- a CDS encoding Spx/MgsR family RNA polymerase-binding regulatory protein: MKKIIIYGYLKCSTCRQALKWLDKKDLAYQFIDIVKEAPLLDYLNLALEQSANDKKRVFNTRGKAFKSINLDIYSLSRVEIIRLLSSDGKLIKRPFLVYEEKKVILGFNEIEYAKQFSYG, from the coding sequence TTGAAAAAAATAATTATTTATGGTTATTTAAAATGCTCTACTTGTCGACAAGCGTTAAAGTGGCTTGATAAAAAAGATTTAGCATATCAATTTATTGATATCGTAAAGGAAGCTCCGTTATTAGATTATTTAAATCTTGCTTTAGAACAAAGCGCTAATGATAAAAAAAGGGTTTTTAATACTAGAGGAAAAGCCTTTAAATCAATAAATCTTGATATTTACTCTTTATCTAGAGTAGAAATCATTAGACTTCTTTCAAGTGACGGCAAATTAATAAAAAGACCATTTCTGGTTTATGAAGAAAAAAAAGTAATATTAGGATTTAACGAAATTGAATATGCCAAACAATTTTCGTATGGTTAA
- a CDS encoding resolvase, whose product MENIDSNISSEEELVGIDEVQKFLNRSRASVYRYTNTDLRNLNPSFNPRKLNPEFRTDQKDPLKFHPNEVARFAKDILRIKEVTVEVFNTPSSAAQNILSQILEELKSIKSLLEKE is encoded by the coding sequence ATGGAAAATATAGATTCCAATATTTCTAGCGAAGAAGAATTAGTAGGTATTGATGAAGTTCAAAAATTTCTTAATCGATCAAGAGCCTCTGTCTATAGGTATACAAATACTGATTTAAGAAATCTAAACCCTAGTTTTAATCCAAGAAAATTAAATCCAGAATTTAGAACTGATCAAAAAGATCCCTTGAAATTCCATCCTAATGAAGTAGCAAGATTTGCTAAAGACATTTTGAGAATTAAGGAAGTAACTGTAGAGGTATTTAATACACCCTCCTCAGCAGCTCAAAACATACTTTCGCAAATCTTAGAAGAATTAAAATCTATTAAGTCGTTATTAGAAAAAGAATAA
- a CDS encoding histidine phosphatase family protein translates to MTIKLVLVRHGLSSFNAKGLIQGRTDDSFLTDKGYEQALEAGKALSKINFDRIYSSPLVRAAETAKTIQKSFNNKQEIIFDNNLLEVDLGEWSGLKIEEIKNKFPEIYPLWKSDPENLVLKRKDNKTYKPIQELFFQARNFVEDILKIYLDKDDANILVVGHNAILRCLILSLLGKPKKGFRKIRLENASLSILNISREDNSFKTQIECLNQTSHLNKNIPNQIGDSRIFLIRHGETNWNKEGRFQGQIDIPLNENGKDQARKTFEYLRNISFNKAFSSSMERPYETAQIILQNRKDLKIERIDSLVEISHGLWEGKLEAEIREQWPVLLKNWHDKPEEVIMPEGESIKDVSERSVEAFDKICLSQKDNDLSLVVAHDAVNKTLICKILGINYSNIWMIKQGNGGITIIDLFNDPNKTPVISALNITTHLGGVLDSTASGAL, encoded by the coding sequence ATGACTATAAAATTAGTTTTGGTTAGACATGGACTTAGTAGTTTTAATGCAAAAGGATTAATTCAAGGTAGGACAGATGATTCATTTTTAACAGATAAAGGATACGAGCAAGCACTTGAAGCAGGAAAAGCATTATCAAAAATAAACTTCGACAGAATCTATTCATCCCCTCTTGTGAGAGCTGCAGAGACTGCAAAAACTATACAAAAGAGTTTTAATAATAAACAAGAAATTATCTTTGATAATAATTTGCTGGAGGTGGACCTTGGTGAATGGTCCGGTCTAAAAATTGAAGAAATAAAAAATAAATTTCCCGAAATTTACCCTTTATGGAAAAGTGATCCAGAAAATCTAGTCTTAAAAAGAAAAGACAATAAAACTTATAAACCAATTCAAGAGTTATTTTTTCAAGCAAGAAATTTTGTAGAAGATATTTTAAAAATTTATCTAGACAAAGATGATGCAAATATTTTAGTTGTAGGACATAATGCGATTCTCAGATGTTTAATCCTTTCGTTATTAGGAAAGCCTAAGAAAGGTTTTAGGAAAATAAGATTAGAAAATGCCTCTTTATCTATACTCAATATTTCAAGGGAAGATAACTCTTTTAAGACCCAAATTGAATGCTTAAATCAAACCTCCCATCTGAATAAAAATATTCCGAATCAAATTGGAGATTCCAGAATATTTCTAATAAGGCATGGTGAAACTAACTGGAACAAAGAGGGTAGATTTCAAGGCCAAATTGATATTCCTTTAAATGAAAACGGGAAAGACCAAGCTAGAAAGACTTTTGAATATTTGAGAAATATTTCTTTCAATAAGGCATTTTCAAGTTCAATGGAAAGACCTTATGAGACTGCACAAATAATCCTTCAAAATAGAAAAGATTTAAAAATAGAAAGGATAGATTCACTTGTAGAAATTAGTCATGGATTATGGGAGGGTAAACTGGAAGCAGAAATCAGAGAACAGTGGCCCGTTTTATTAAAAAATTGGCATGATAAACCTGAAGAAGTAATAATGCCTGAAGGTGAATCTATAAAAGATGTATCAGAAAGGTCGGTAGAAGCTTTTGACAAGATTTGTTTATCTCAAAAGGATAATGATCTTAGCCTTGTGGTTGCTCATGATGCAGTCAATAAAACTCTAATTTGCAAAATCCTTGGGATTAATTATTCAAATATTTGGATGATAAAACAGGGCAATGGCGGCATAACTATAATTGACCTTTTTAATGATCCCAATAAGACCCCTGTGATTAGCGCTCTTAACATTACAACACACTTAGGGGGGGTACTTGATTCAACTGCTTCAGGAGCACTTTAA
- the psb27 gene encoding photosystem II protein Psb27 produces the protein MLLKWKSELIFKNLTKAISFAISLIVVFTLFSSPSIAVKTSMTGDYAKDTISVVKTLQSAVDTPKDSPNKDEIRSEALTLITDYISRYRNRGMVNKTQSFTTMQTALNAMAGHYKNFASRPLPDKLKERLTKEFSLAEKMVLRES, from the coding sequence ATGTTACTAAAATGGAAATCAGAATTAATTTTTAAAAATCTTACCAAAGCTATATCTTTTGCAATTTCTTTGATTGTTGTTTTTACATTATTTAGTTCCCCTTCTATAGCTGTAAAAACCTCAATGACTGGCGACTATGCTAAAGATACGATTTCAGTTGTTAAAACATTACAATCAGCTGTTGATACTCCAAAAGATTCTCCAAACAAAGATGAAATAAGAAGTGAGGCTCTTACACTCATAACTGACTATATTTCCAGATATAGAAATAGAGGGATGGTAAATAAAACGCAATCATTTACTACAATGCAAACAGCATTAAATGCTATGGCAGGTCATTACAAAAACTTTGCAAGTAGACCTTTACCAGATAAACTGAAAGAGCGTTTAACCAAAGAATTTTCTCTTGCTGAAAAAATGGTTCTAAGAGAAAGTTGA
- a CDS encoding proline--tRNA ligase produces MRVTTSFPLGTLRDTPSEAEIISHQLLLKAGYIRRVSSGIYAYMPIMLRVIEKISAIIDRELQSIGCTKLLLPQLHPADLWKRSERWEGYTAGEEIMFNLKDRQGKEFGLAPTHEEVITSIASEIINSYKQLPQCFYQIQTKFRDEIRPRFGLLRSREFIMKDGYSFHSSEKDLASFYEKVNNAYENIFQSCGLQTVGVEADSGAIGGASSKEFMITADAGEDSILFTQSGSYAANVEKAISIASKPIPLEDSISGLLETPQQKTILEVCKNNNLHPSQIIKVVVFLAEFEGRSEIPILACIRGDQHINEVKLFNLINKLHSFNLLKLQKIEDKNIIEKNLVNFPLGFLGPDLDNQTIKADSNWDKAWTRIIDHSASNLLKFISGANKVNFHKVYEEYSFASSNYLIEDIRNAKKGDKIKGENEELREKKGIEIGHIFQLGQKYSEKLNAKFSEKDGKLKSLWMGCYGIGVTRIAQAAIEQNHDEKGICWPIQISPFEVIIIPTNLKDQIQRDLTEQIYNNFLKNKIDVLLDDRDDRAGVKFKDAELIGIPFQIIIGRDSINKEVELISRTNNTKFKISADKLLEAFISESEIMYNKKS; encoded by the coding sequence ATGCGCGTAACCACCTCATTTCCTCTGGGGACACTTCGTGACACACCTTCTGAAGCTGAGATTATTTCACATCAATTACTTTTAAAAGCTGGTTACATACGCAGAGTTAGCAGCGGCATTTATGCATACATGCCAATAATGTTGCGAGTTATTGAAAAAATATCAGCAATAATAGATAGAGAACTTCAAAGTATTGGTTGCACAAAATTACTCTTACCTCAACTTCATCCCGCAGATTTATGGAAAAGAAGTGAGAGGTGGGAGGGATATACTGCTGGGGAAGAAATAATGTTTAATCTCAAGGATAGACAAGGGAAAGAATTTGGTTTGGCCCCAACTCATGAAGAGGTAATAACGAGTATCGCATCAGAAATCATCAACTCCTATAAGCAATTACCTCAATGTTTTTACCAAATTCAGACAAAATTTAGAGATGAAATAAGACCAAGGTTTGGATTACTGAGAAGTAGAGAATTTATAATGAAAGATGGTTATTCTTTTCATTCTTCAGAAAAAGATTTAGCTTCATTTTATGAAAAAGTAAATAATGCTTATGAAAATATTTTTCAATCTTGTGGTCTGCAGACTGTAGGGGTTGAAGCAGATAGTGGAGCAATTGGCGGTGCCTCCTCCAAAGAATTTATGATCACCGCAGATGCCGGGGAAGATTCAATATTGTTTACTCAAAGCGGTTCTTATGCAGCAAATGTAGAAAAAGCTATTTCAATTGCCTCTAAACCTATTCCTTTGGAAGATAGTATTTCAGGATTACTAGAAACACCTCAACAAAAAACAATCCTCGAAGTTTGTAAAAATAATAATTTACACCCTAGTCAGATCATAAAAGTTGTAGTATTCCTTGCAGAATTCGAAGGTAGATCAGAGATCCCAATTCTTGCATGCATAAGAGGCGACCAACATATCAATGAAGTAAAGCTTTTTAACCTTATAAATAAACTTCATAGTTTCAACCTTCTTAAACTTCAGAAAATTGAAGACAAAAACATTATCGAAAAAAACCTAGTTAACTTTCCTTTAGGTTTTCTCGGGCCAGACTTGGATAATCAAACAATAAAAGCTGATTCAAATTGGGATAAAGCATGGACCAGAATAATAGATCATTCTGCAAGTAATCTCTTAAAGTTTATAAGCGGGGCAAATAAAGTTAATTTCCACAAGGTTTATGAGGAATATTCTTTTGCCTCAAGTAATTATCTAATTGAGGATATAAGGAATGCTAAAAAAGGAGATAAAATAAAGGGAGAAAATGAAGAACTTAGAGAAAAAAAGGGTATAGAAATTGGACATATTTTCCAACTAGGTCAAAAATATAGTGAAAAATTGAATGCTAAATTTTCAGAAAAGGATGGCAAACTAAAAAGTTTGTGGATGGGTTGTTATGGAATTGGAGTAACAAGAATAGCTCAAGCTGCAATTGAACAGAATCATGATGAAAAAGGTATTTGTTGGCCAATCCAGATATCTCCTTTTGAAGTTATTATAATTCCAACGAATCTAAAAGATCAGATTCAAAGAGACCTCACCGAGCAAATTTATAATAATTTTTTAAAAAATAAAATTGATGTCCTTCTTGATGATAGGGACGATAGAGCGGGAGTAAAATTTAAAGATGCAGAATTAATTGGTATTCCTTTTCAAATTATCATTGGTAGAGATTCTATAAACAAAGAAGTAGAACTTATATCCAGAACAAATAATACTAAATTTAAAATTAGTGCAGATAAATTGCTTGAAGCATTTATTTCCGAATCGGAAATAATGTACAATAAAAAGTCTTAA
- the lepB gene encoding signal peptidase I — protein sequence MPASIKRFLKEWGLLVFLTFFVSSCRSFFAEPRYIPSGSMLPELKINDRLIIEKISLRKSFPKRGDIVVFKSPYSFDEKLISSRSKPLPNRRYCFFMSFPPMSFIPGWRDQACDAYIKRVVALPGEIVSVNTKGEVIINNELISEPYVINKCSLSLLYRCGEFENIKVPKDHILVLGDNRANSWDGRYWPGSKFLHKKEIIGKAYFRFWPLSQVGFFSK from the coding sequence ATGCCAGCTTCTATTAAACGTTTTTTAAAAGAATGGGGTCTACTCGTTTTTTTAACTTTTTTTGTTTCTTCTTGTAGATCATTTTTTGCAGAACCTCGTTATATCCCTTCTGGATCAATGCTACCAGAATTAAAAATAAACGATAGATTAATTATTGAAAAAATCTCTTTGAGGAAATCTTTTCCAAAAAGAGGAGATATTGTTGTCTTTAAATCTCCTTACTCATTTGATGAAAAACTAATTTCATCTAGATCTAAGCCTTTACCAAATAGAAGATATTGTTTTTTTATGAGTTTTCCTCCAATGTCTTTTATTCCTGGTTGGAGGGATCAAGCCTGCGATGCTTACATTAAAAGGGTAGTAGCTCTACCTGGAGAAATTGTAAGTGTAAATACAAAAGGTGAAGTAATAATAAATAATGAATTAATTTCTGAACCCTACGTAATTAATAAGTGCTCATTATCCCTTTTATATAGATGTGGTGAATTTGAAAATATAAAAGTGCCAAAAGATCATATTTTAGTTTTAGGTGATAATAGGGCAAATAGCTGGGATGGAAGATATTGGCCTGGAAGTAAATTTCTTCATAAAAAAGAGATAATTGGTAAAGCATATTTCAGATTTTGGCCTCTTAGTCAAGTCGGGTTTTTCAGTAAATAA
- a CDS encoding inorganic diphosphatase: protein MDLSLIPPSPMKGIVNIVVEIPAGSRNKYEYCSDAGIMALDRVLHSSVRYPFDYGFIPNTLADDGAPLDAMVMMDEPTFAGCLIKARPIGVLDMHDCGAYDGKLLCVPTANPRQANIVSINQIAPNQLEDVAEFFRTSKGLDGRTVHIDGWRDFDVVENLLKNCIPLKKKNIKVLKKSTISKVH from the coding sequence ATGGATCTTAGTTTGATACCTCCATCTCCAATGAAGGGAATAGTAAATATAGTTGTAGAAATACCTGCAGGTAGTAGGAATAAGTATGAGTATTGTTCTGATGCAGGAATAATGGCATTAGATAGAGTATTGCATTCTTCAGTGAGGTACCCTTTTGATTATGGCTTTATTCCTAATACACTTGCTGATGATGGCGCTCCTCTTGATGCGATGGTGATGATGGATGAACCTACTTTCGCTGGTTGTCTAATAAAAGCTAGACCTATTGGAGTTTTGGATATGCATGATTGTGGTGCATATGATGGAAAACTTTTATGCGTGCCTACGGCTAATCCTAGACAGGCCAATATAGTTAGTATTAATCAAATTGCTCCGAATCAGCTTGAGGATGTTGCTGAATTTTTTAGAACTAGTAAAGGACTTGATGGAAGAACTGTACATATTGATGGCTGGAGGGATTTTGATGTGGTTGAAAATCTATTGAAAAATTGCATACCCCTAAAGAAGAAAAACATAAAAGTTCTGAAGAAATCAACAATTAGTAAAGTACATTGA
- the tal gene encoding transaldolase, protein MKSILEQLSSMTVVVADTGDLDSIKKFQPRDATTNPSLILAAAKNPDYVKLIDKALESSENALPQGFSEIDLIKETVDQVSVFFGKEILKIISGRVSTEVDARLSFDTQATVEKARKLINLYKKFGIEKERILIKIAATWEGIKAAEILEKEGIKCNLTLLFNFCQAVTCANAKITLISPFVGRILDWHKAKTNKTSFVGAEDPGVISVTQIYKYFKEKGFKTEVMGASFRNLDEIKELAGCDLLTIAPKFLEELKKEKGELIRKLDANTQINNSIDYEFEEKDFRLSMLEDQMASEKLSEGITGFSKAIEELEELLLKRYSEIRNKKLISAN, encoded by the coding sequence ATGAAATCAATTTTAGAACAATTGTCATCAATGACTGTTGTTGTTGCTGATACTGGAGATTTAGATTCGATAAAAAAATTTCAACCAAGGGACGCTACAACCAATCCATCGCTAATACTTGCAGCTGCTAAGAACCCCGATTATGTGAAATTAATTGATAAGGCTCTAGAAAGTTCAGAAAATGCCTTGCCCCAAGGATTCTCTGAAATTGATTTAATTAAAGAAACTGTTGACCAAGTTTCAGTATTTTTTGGAAAAGAGATATTGAAAATTATTTCAGGCCGCGTATCTACTGAAGTTGATGCAAGACTTAGTTTTGACACTCAAGCTACGGTGGAAAAAGCGAGAAAACTGATCAATCTTTACAAAAAATTTGGAATTGAAAAGGAAAGAATTTTGATTAAGATTGCCGCAACTTGGGAGGGAATCAAGGCAGCTGAAATTTTGGAAAAAGAGGGTATTAAGTGTAACTTAACTTTACTTTTTAACTTCTGCCAAGCGGTAACTTGTGCCAATGCCAAGATTACTCTAATTTCTCCTTTCGTCGGTCGTATATTGGATTGGCATAAGGCAAAAACTAATAAAACTAGTTTTGTTGGTGCTGAAGACCCTGGTGTTATTTCGGTTACACAAATTTACAAGTACTTTAAAGAAAAGGGATTCAAGACAGAAGTAATGGGAGCGAGTTTTAGAAATCTTGATGAAATAAAAGAATTAGCAGGTTGCGATCTTTTAACAATCGCTCCAAAATTTCTTGAGGAGCTGAAAAAAGAAAAAGGAGAGTTAATTAGAAAATTAGATGCAAATACCCAAATAAATAATTCTATTGACTACGAATTTGAAGAAAAAGATTTTAGATTAAGTATGTTAGAAGATCAAATGGCAAGTGAGAAGCTCAGTGAAGGTATTACTGGATTCAGTAAGGCTATAGAAGAATTGGAAGAGCTGCTACTTAAGAGATATTCAGAAATTAGAAATAAAAAATTAATTTCTGCTAATTAA